The proteins below are encoded in one region of Podarcis raffonei isolate rPodRaf1 chromosome 6, rPodRaf1.pri, whole genome shotgun sequence:
- the LOC128416708 gene encoding omwaprin-c-like, whose translation MRSAGLVLLVGLLALWTELTPTSGQRPAGKPGQCPGGRPGMAGPCVVRCKDDWSCPGAQKCCGSCPRACASPVRGKPGRCPPNRGVGICIARCRDDWSCPGVQKCCGGCPRDCRFPV comes from the exons ATGAGGTCTGCTGGCTTAGTGCTTCTTGTGGGTCTCCTCGCCCTCTGGACTGAGCtgacacccacctctggtcagaGGCCAGCAG GGAAGCCTGGGCAATGTCCTGGGGGTCGGCCAGGTATGGCTGGACCCTGCGTGGTGCGGTGTAAGGATGACTGGTCATGCCCTGGAGCTCAGAAGTGCTGCGGGAGTTGCCCACGAGCTTGTGCCAGTCCTGTCAGAG GGAAGCCTGGACGATGCCCCCCGAATCGAGGTGTGGGAATCTGCATTGCACGGTGTAGAGATGACTGGTCCTGCCCCGGTGTTCAGAAGTGCTGCGGTGGATGCCCACGAGATTGCCGTTTTCCTGTCTAA
- the LOC128416706 gene encoding omwaprin-c-like, whose product MNSINLYLVVLLAFWGDLAPVFGQKRTGKPGQCPGAQPGMAGICVVNCEDDWSCPGAQKCCGSCPRACAYPVRERSGRCPIPPQGTVTTCELGCMNDYECPWPKKCCKYGCKTDCFYPV is encoded by the exons ATGAACTCCATCAACCTCTACCTTGTCGTGCTCCTAGCCTTCtggggtgatctggcacctgtcTTTGGTCAGAAACGTACAG GGAAGCCTGGGCAATGTCCTGGGGCTCAGCCAGGTATGGCCGGAATCTGCGTGGTGAACTGTGAGGATGACTGGTCATGCCCTGGAGCTCAGAAGTGCTGCGGGAGTTGCCCACGAGCTTGTGCTTATCCTGTCAGAG AGAGGTCTGGAAGATGCCCTATACCACCTCAAGGTACTGTGACAACCTGTGAATTAGGGTGTATGAATGACTATGAATGCCCCTGGCCCAAGAAGTGCTGCAAATATGGGTGCAAGACAGACTGCTTCTACCCCGTCTAA